Below is a window of Flavobacterium cyclinae DNA.
ACGATTTTTCGAATATTGATTTCAATTCGGTAAAAGAACTAGTATCATTTTTATGTATAGGATGCTCTATTGCTTCATAAATAGCGTTACAATCATACACCAATTGTGTCACTTCATCAAGTGTCAAAGATGATTTAGCATCTGGGCCAAACATTTTTCGATCAAAAACAACGTGGAATTCTAAAATTTCTGCACCTAAAGCTACCGCCGCAACATTGGTAGCAACTTTTGCCGAATGATCTGAAAATCCAACTACAACATTATATCGATTTTTTAATTCTTGAATTACGTTAAAACCATATTGTTTTGGTTGGGTAGGATAAGAAGTAGTGCATTGCAAAATTGAAAATGGCACATTTTTCTCTCTTAAAAAAGATATTGAAGTATCTAACTCTTCATAACTACTCATTCCAGAAGACAATATTAGAGGTTTTCCTGTTTGAGCAATTTTCTCTAAAAGCAATAAGTTTGTTACTTCACCAGAACCAATTTTATAATATTCAACTCCAATTGTTTCTAACCAATCTACTGCCAAGTTACTAAAAGGCGAACAAATAAAATCCAGACCTACAGCATCACAATGTTGCTTTATTTCTTTCCATTGCTCTAAAGTAAATTCCATTCGTTTCCAATAATCAAATCGGGTAACATCTTCATA
It encodes the following:
- a CDS encoding N-acetylneuraminate synthase family protein, with protein sequence MKLDKKPYYIAEIGQAHEGSLGILHSYIDALATTGVHAVKFQMHIATAESSEHEPFRVKFSYEDVTRFDYWKRMEFTLEQWKEIKQHCDAVGLDFICSPFSNLAVDWLETIGVEYYKIGSGEVTNLLLLEKIAQTGKPLILSSGMSSYEELDTSISFLREKNVPFSILQCTTSYPTQPKQYGFNVIQELKNRYNVVVGFSDHSAKVATNVAAVALGAEILEFHVVFDRKMFGPDAKSSLTLDEVTQLVYDCNAIYEAIEHPIHKNDTSSFTELKSIFEKSLSVNKALSKGHMLQFNDLEAKKPKGYGIDAVRFQEIIGKKLNKNLNQWDFLNESDLE